In Papio anubis isolate 15944 chromosome 17, Panubis1.0, whole genome shotgun sequence, the following are encoded in one genomic region:
- the HDAC5 gene encoding histone deacetylase 5 isoform X5 yields MEEPSRRRCRRCRRRCCRRRPRSRSSSRSGRWDVRPGTILGNPAADFSAQHPCDRPRQEQEPFPNLQETEQVEVKPVLPRAMPSSMGGGGGGSPSPVELRGALVGSVDPTLREQQLQQELLALKQQQQLQKQLLFAEFQKQHDHLTRQHEVQLQKHLKQQQEMLAAKQQQEMLAAKRQQELEQQRQREQQRQEELEKQRLEQQLLILRNKEKSKESAIASTEVKLRLQEFLLSKSKEPTPGGLNHSLPQHPKCWGAHHASLDQSSPPQSGPPGTPPSYKLPLPGPYDSRDDFPLRKTASEPNLKVRSRLKQKVAERRSSPLLRRKDGTVISTFKKRAVEITGAGPGASSVCNSAPGSGPSSPNSSHSTIAENGFTGSVPNIPTEMLPQHRALPLDSSPNQFSLYTSPSLPNISLGLQATVTVTNSHLTASPKLSTQQEAERQALQSLRQGGTLTGKFMSTSSIPGCLLGVALEGDGSPHGHASLLQHVLLLEQARQQSTLIAVPLHGQSPLVTGERVATSMRTVGKLPRHRPLSRTQSSPLPQSPQALQQLVMQQQHQQFLEKQKQQQLQLGKILTKTGELPRQPTTHPEETEEELTEQQEALLGEGALTMPREGSTESESTQEDLEEEEEEEDGEEEEDCIQVKDEEGESGAEEGPDSEEPGAGYKKLFSDAQPLQPLQVYQAPLSLATVPHQALGRTQSSPAAPGGMKSPPDQPVKHLFTTGVVYDTFMLKHQCMCGNTHVHPEHAGRIQSIWSRLQETGLLSKCERIRGRKATLDEIQTVHSEYHTLLYGTSPLNRQKLDNKKLLGPISQKIYAVLPCGGIGVDSDTVWNEMHSSSAVRMAVGCLLELAFKVAAGELKDIHHGNGTQQAFYNDPSVLYISLHRYDNGNFFPGSGAPEEVGGGPGVGYNVNVAWTGGVDPPIGDVEYLTAFRTVVMPIAHEFSPDVVLVSAGFDAVEGHLSPLGGYSVTARCFGHLTRQLMTLAGGRVVLALEGGHDLTAICDASEACVSALLSVELQPLDEAVLQQKPNINAVATLEKVIEIQSKHWSCVQKFAAGLGRSLREAQAGETEEAETVSAMALLSVGAEQAQAAVAREHSPRPAEEPMEQEPAL; encoded by the exons GCCAAGACAGGAACAAGAGCCTTTCCCCAATCTCCAAGAGACAGAACAAG TGGAGGTGAAGCCGGTGCTGCCAAGAGCCATGCCCAGTTccatggggggtgggggtggaggcagCCCCAGCCCTGTGGAGCTACGGGGTGCTCTGGTGGGCTCTGTGGATCCCACACTGCGGGAGCAGCAACTGCAGCAGGAGCTCCTGGCGctcaagcagcagcagcagctgcagaagCAGCTCCTGTTCGCTGAGTTCCAGAAACAGCATGACCACCTGACAAGGCAGCATGAGGTCCAGCTACAGAAGCACCTCAAG cagcagcaggagatgCTGGCAGCCAAGCAGCAGCAGGAGATGCTGGCAGCCAAGCGGCAGCAGGAGCTGGAGCAGCAGCGGCAGCGGGAGCAGCAGCGGCAGGAAGAGCTGGAGAAGCAGCGGCTGGAGCAGCAGCTGCTCATCCTGCGGAACAAGGAGAAGAGCAAAGAGA GTGCCATTGCCAGCACCGAGGTAAAGCTGAGGCTCCAGGAATTCCTCTTGTCGAAGTCAAAGGAGCCCACACCAGGCGGCCTCAACCATTCCCTCCCACAGCACCCCAAATGCTG gggaGCCCACCATGCTTCTTTGGACCAGAGTTCCCCTCCCCAGAGCGGCCCCCCTGGGACGCCTCCCTCCTACAAACTGCCTTTGCCTGGGCCCTACGACAGTCGAGATGACTTCCCCCTCCGCAAAACAG CCTCTGAACCCAACTTGAAAGTGCGTTCAAGGCTAAAACAGAAGGTGGCCGAGCGGAGAAGCAGTCCCCTCCTGCGTCGCAAGGATGGGACTGTTATTAGCACCTTTAAGAAAAGAGCTGTTGAGATCACAGGTGCCGGGCCTGGGG CGTCGTCCGTGTGTAACAGCGCACCCGGCTCCGGCCCCAGCTCTCCCAACAGCTCCCACAGCACCATCGCTGAGAATGGCTTTACTGGCTCAGTCCCCAACATCCCCACCGAG ATGCTCCCCCAGCACCGAGCCCTCCCTCTGGACAGCTCCCCCAACCAGTTCAGCCTCTACACGTCTCCTTCTCTGCCCAACATCTCCTTAGGGCTGCAGGCCACGGTCACTGTCACCAACTCACACCTCACT GCCTCCCCGAAGCTGTCGACACAGCAGGAGGCCGAGAGGCAGGCCCTCCAGTCCCTGCGGCAGGGTGGCACGCTGACGGGCAAGTTCATGAGCACATCCTCTATCCCTGGCTGCCTGCTGGGCGTGGCACTGGAGGGCGACGGGAGCCCCCACGGGCATGCCTCCCTGCTGCAGCACGTGCTGTTGCTGGAGCAGGCCCGGCAGCAGAGCACCCTCATTGCTG TGCCACTCCACGGGCAGTCCCCACTAGTGACGGGTGAACGTGTGGCCACCAGCATGCGGACGGTGGGCAAGCTCCCGCGGCATCGGCCCCTGAGCCGCACTCAGTCCTCACCGCTGCCGCAGAGTCCCCAGGCCCTGCAGCAGCTGGTCATGCAACAACAGCACCAGCAGTTCCtggagaagcagaagcagcagcagctacaGCTGGGCAAG ATCCTCACCAAGACAGGGGAGCTGCCCAGGCAGCCCACCACCCACCCTGAGGAGACAGAAGAGGAGCTGACAGAGCAGCAGGAGGCCTTGCTGGGGGAGGGAGCCCTGACCATGCCCCGGGAGGGCTCCACAGAGAGTGAGAGTACACAGGAagacctggaggaggaggaggaggaagaggatggggaggaggaggaggattgcATCCAGGTCAAGGACGAGGAGGGCGAGAGTGGTGCTGAGGAGGGGCCCGACTCGGAGGAGCCTGGTGCTGGTTACAAAAAA CTGTTCTCAGATGCCCAGCCGCTGCAGCCGCTGCAGGTGTACCAGGCGCCCCTCAGCCtggccactgtgccccaccaggCCCTGGGCCGCACCCAGTCCTCCCCTGCTGCCCCTGGGGGCATGAAGAGCCCCCCAGACCAGCCCGTCAAGCACCTCTTCACCACAG GTGTGGTCTACGACACGTTCATGCTGAAGCACCAGTGCATGTGCGGGAACACACACGTGCACCCTGAGCATGCTGGCCGGATCCAGAGCATCTGGTCCCGGCTGCAGGAGACAGGCCTGCTTAGCAAGTGCGAG CGAATCCGGGGTCGCAAAGCCACACTAGATGAGATCCAGACAGTGCACTCTGAATACCACACCCTGCTGTATGGGACCAGCCCCCTCAACCGGCAGAAGCTGGACAACAAGAAGTTGCTTG GCCCCATCAGCCAGAAGATATATGCTGTGCTGCCTTGTGGGGGAATCGGG GTGGACAGTGACACCGTCTGGAATGAGATGCATTCCTCCAGTGCTGTGCGCATGGCGGTGGGCTGCCTGCTGGAGCTGGCCTTCAAGGTGGCTGCAGGAGAGCTCAAG GACATTCACCATGGCAATGGCACCCAGCAGGCGTTCTACAATGACCCCTCTGTGCTCTACATCTCACTGCATCGCTATGACAACGGGAACTTCTTTCCAGGCTCTGGGGCTCCTGAAGAG GTTGGTGGAGGGCCAGGCGTGGGGTACAATGTGAACGTGGCATGGACAGGAGGTGTGGACCCCCCTATTGGAGACGTGGAGTACCTTACAGCCTTCAG GACAGTGGTGATGCCCATTGCCCACGAGTTCTCACCTGACGTGGTCCTAGTCTCTGCTGGGTTTGATGCTGTTGAAGGACATCTGTCTCCTCTGGGTGGCTACTCTGTCACCGCCAGAT GTTTTGGCCACTTGACCAGGCAGCTGATGACCCTGGCAGGGGGCCGGGTGGTGCTGGCCCTGGAGGGAGGCCATGACTTGACCGCCATCTGTGATGCCTCTGAGGCTTGTGTTTCGGCTCTGCTCAGTGTAGAG CTGCAGCCCTTGGACGAGGCAGTCTTGCAGCAAAAGCCCAACATCAACGCAGTGGCCACGCTAGAGAAAGTCATCGAGATCCAGA GCAAACACTGGAGCTGTGTGCAGAAGTTTGCCGCTGGTCTGGGCCGTTCCCTgcgggaggcccaggcaggtgagaCTGAGGAGGCCGAGACTGTGAGCGCCATGGCCTTGCTGTCGGTGGGGGCTGAgcaggcccaggctgcagtagcCCGGGAACACAGCCCCAG GCCGGCAGAGGAGCCCATGGAGCAGGAGCCTGCCCTGTGA
- the HDAC5 gene encoding histone deacetylase 5 isoform X6: MNSPNESADGMSGREPSLEILPRTSLHSIPVTVEVKPVLPRAMPSSMGGGGGGSPSPVELRGALVGSVDPTLREQQLQQELLALKQQQQLQKQLLFAEFQKQHDHLTRQHEVQLQKHLKQQQEMLAAKQQQEMLAAKRQQELEQQRQREQQRQEELEKQRLEQQLLILRNKEKSKESAIASTEVKLRLQEFLLSKSKEPTPGGLNHSLPQHPKCWGAHHASLDQSSPPQSGPPGTPPSYKLPLPGPYDSRDDFPLRKTASEPNLKVRSRLKQKVAERRSSPLLRRKDGTVISTFKKRAVEITGAGPGASSVCNSAPGSGPSSPNSSHSTIAENGFTGSVPNIPTEMLPQHRALPLDSSPNQFSLYTSPSLPNISLGLQATVTVTNSHLTASPKLSTQQEAERQALQSLRQGGTLTGKFMSTSSIPGCLLGVALEGDGSPHGHASLLQHVLLLEQARQQSTLIAVPLHGQSPLVTGERVATSMRTVGKLPRHRPLSRTQSSPLPQSPQALQQLVMQQQHQQFLEKQKQQQLQLGKILTKTGELPRQPTTHPEETEEELTEQQEALLGEGALTMPREGSTESESTQEDLEEEEEEEDGEEEEDCIQVKDEEGESGAEEGPDSEEPGAGYKKLFSDAQPLQPLQVYQAPLSLATVPHQALGRTQSSPAAPGGMKSPPDQPVKHLFTTGVVYDTFMLKHQCMCGNTHVHPEHAGRIQSIWSRLQETGLLSKCERIRGRKATLDEIQTVHSEYHTLLYGTSPLNRQKLDNKKLLGPISQKIYAVLPCGGIGVDSDTVWNEMHSSSAVRMAVGCLLELAFKVAAGELKNGFAIIRPPGHHAEESTAMGFCFFNSVAITAKLLQQKLNVGKVLIVDWDIHHGNGTQQAFYNDPSVLYISLHRYDNGNFFPGSGAPEEVGGGPGVGYNVNVAWTGGVDPPIGDVEYLTAFRTVVMPIAHEFSPDVVLVSAGFDAVEGHLSPLGGYSVTARCFGHLTRQLMTLAGGRVVLALEGGHDLTAICDASEACVSALLSVELQPLDEAVLQQKPNINAVATLEKVIEIQSKHWSCVQKFAAGLGRSLREAQAGETEEAETVSAMALLSVGAEQAQAAVAREHSPRPAEEPMEQEPAL; this comes from the exons TGGAGGTGAAGCCGGTGCTGCCAAGAGCCATGCCCAGTTccatggggggtgggggtggaggcagCCCCAGCCCTGTGGAGCTACGGGGTGCTCTGGTGGGCTCTGTGGATCCCACACTGCGGGAGCAGCAACTGCAGCAGGAGCTCCTGGCGctcaagcagcagcagcagctgcagaagCAGCTCCTGTTCGCTGAGTTCCAGAAACAGCATGACCACCTGACAAGGCAGCATGAGGTCCAGCTACAGAAGCACCTCAAG cagcagcaggagatgCTGGCAGCCAAGCAGCAGCAGGAGATGCTGGCAGCCAAGCGGCAGCAGGAGCTGGAGCAGCAGCGGCAGCGGGAGCAGCAGCGGCAGGAAGAGCTGGAGAAGCAGCGGCTGGAGCAGCAGCTGCTCATCCTGCGGAACAAGGAGAAGAGCAAAGAGA GTGCCATTGCCAGCACCGAGGTAAAGCTGAGGCTCCAGGAATTCCTCTTGTCGAAGTCAAAGGAGCCCACACCAGGCGGCCTCAACCATTCCCTCCCACAGCACCCCAAATGCTG gggaGCCCACCATGCTTCTTTGGACCAGAGTTCCCCTCCCCAGAGCGGCCCCCCTGGGACGCCTCCCTCCTACAAACTGCCTTTGCCTGGGCCCTACGACAGTCGAGATGACTTCCCCCTCCGCAAAACAG CCTCTGAACCCAACTTGAAAGTGCGTTCAAGGCTAAAACAGAAGGTGGCCGAGCGGAGAAGCAGTCCCCTCCTGCGTCGCAAGGATGGGACTGTTATTAGCACCTTTAAGAAAAGAGCTGTTGAGATCACAGGTGCCGGGCCTGGGG CGTCGTCCGTGTGTAACAGCGCACCCGGCTCCGGCCCCAGCTCTCCCAACAGCTCCCACAGCACCATCGCTGAGAATGGCTTTACTGGCTCAGTCCCCAACATCCCCACCGAG ATGCTCCCCCAGCACCGAGCCCTCCCTCTGGACAGCTCCCCCAACCAGTTCAGCCTCTACACGTCTCCTTCTCTGCCCAACATCTCCTTAGGGCTGCAGGCCACGGTCACTGTCACCAACTCACACCTCACT GCCTCCCCGAAGCTGTCGACACAGCAGGAGGCCGAGAGGCAGGCCCTCCAGTCCCTGCGGCAGGGTGGCACGCTGACGGGCAAGTTCATGAGCACATCCTCTATCCCTGGCTGCCTGCTGGGCGTGGCACTGGAGGGCGACGGGAGCCCCCACGGGCATGCCTCCCTGCTGCAGCACGTGCTGTTGCTGGAGCAGGCCCGGCAGCAGAGCACCCTCATTGCTG TGCCACTCCACGGGCAGTCCCCACTAGTGACGGGTGAACGTGTGGCCACCAGCATGCGGACGGTGGGCAAGCTCCCGCGGCATCGGCCCCTGAGCCGCACTCAGTCCTCACCGCTGCCGCAGAGTCCCCAGGCCCTGCAGCAGCTGGTCATGCAACAACAGCACCAGCAGTTCCtggagaagcagaagcagcagcagctacaGCTGGGCAAG ATCCTCACCAAGACAGGGGAGCTGCCCAGGCAGCCCACCACCCACCCTGAGGAGACAGAAGAGGAGCTGACAGAGCAGCAGGAGGCCTTGCTGGGGGAGGGAGCCCTGACCATGCCCCGGGAGGGCTCCACAGAGAGTGAGAGTACACAGGAagacctggaggaggaggaggaggaagaggatggggaggaggaggaggattgcATCCAGGTCAAGGACGAGGAGGGCGAGAGTGGTGCTGAGGAGGGGCCCGACTCGGAGGAGCCTGGTGCTGGTTACAAAAAA CTGTTCTCAGATGCCCAGCCGCTGCAGCCGCTGCAGGTGTACCAGGCGCCCCTCAGCCtggccactgtgccccaccaggCCCTGGGCCGCACCCAGTCCTCCCCTGCTGCCCCTGGGGGCATGAAGAGCCCCCCAGACCAGCCCGTCAAGCACCTCTTCACCACAG GTGTGGTCTACGACACGTTCATGCTGAAGCACCAGTGCATGTGCGGGAACACACACGTGCACCCTGAGCATGCTGGCCGGATCCAGAGCATCTGGTCCCGGCTGCAGGAGACAGGCCTGCTTAGCAAGTGCGAG CGAATCCGGGGTCGCAAAGCCACACTAGATGAGATCCAGACAGTGCACTCTGAATACCACACCCTGCTGTATGGGACCAGCCCCCTCAACCGGCAGAAGCTGGACAACAAGAAGTTGCTTG GCCCCATCAGCCAGAAGATATATGCTGTGCTGCCTTGTGGGGGAATCGGG GTGGACAGTGACACCGTCTGGAATGAGATGCATTCCTCCAGTGCTGTGCGCATGGCGGTGGGCTGCCTGCTGGAGCTGGCCTTCAAGGTGGCTGCAGGAGAGCTCAAG AATGGATTTGCCATCATCCGGCCGCCAGGACACCATGCCGAGGAATCCACAGCCAT GGGATTCTGCTTCTTCAACTCTGTAGCCATCACTGCAAAACTTCTACAGCAGAAGTTGAACGTGGGCAAGGTCCTCATCGTGGACTGG GACATTCACCATGGCAATGGCACCCAGCAGGCGTTCTACAATGACCCCTCTGTGCTCTACATCTCACTGCATCGCTATGACAACGGGAACTTCTTTCCAGGCTCTGGGGCTCCTGAAGAG GTTGGTGGAGGGCCAGGCGTGGGGTACAATGTGAACGTGGCATGGACAGGAGGTGTGGACCCCCCTATTGGAGACGTGGAGTACCTTACAGCCTTCAG GACAGTGGTGATGCCCATTGCCCACGAGTTCTCACCTGACGTGGTCCTAGTCTCTGCTGGGTTTGATGCTGTTGAAGGACATCTGTCTCCTCTGGGTGGCTACTCTGTCACCGCCAGAT GTTTTGGCCACTTGACCAGGCAGCTGATGACCCTGGCAGGGGGCCGGGTGGTGCTGGCCCTGGAGGGAGGCCATGACTTGACCGCCATCTGTGATGCCTCTGAGGCTTGTGTTTCGGCTCTGCTCAGTGTAGAG CTGCAGCCCTTGGACGAGGCAGTCTTGCAGCAAAAGCCCAACATCAACGCAGTGGCCACGCTAGAGAAAGTCATCGAGATCCAGA GCAAACACTGGAGCTGTGTGCAGAAGTTTGCCGCTGGTCTGGGCCGTTCCCTgcgggaggcccaggcaggtgagaCTGAGGAGGCCGAGACTGTGAGCGCCATGGCCTTGCTGTCGGTGGGGGCTGAgcaggcccaggctgcagtagcCCGGGAACACAGCCCCAG GCCGGCAGAGGAGCCCATGGAGCAGGAGCCTGCCCTGTGA
- the HDAC5 gene encoding histone deacetylase 5 isoform X8, whose translation MNSPNESADGMSGREPSLEILPRTSLHSIPVTVEVKPVLPRAMPSSMGGGGGGSPSPVELRGALVGSVDPTLREQQLQQELLALKQQQQLQKQLLFAEFQKQHDHLTRQHEVQLQKHLKQQQEMLAAKRQQELEQQRQREQQRQEELEKQRLEQQLLILRNKEKSKESAIASTEVKLRLQEFLLSKSKEPTPGGLNHSLPQHPKCWGAHHASLDQSSPPQSGPPGTPPSYKLPLPGPYDSRDDFPLRKTASEPNLKVRSRLKQKVAERRSSPLLRRKDGTVISTFKKRAVEITGAGPGASSVCNSAPGSGPSSPNSSHSTIAENGFTGSVPNIPTEMLPQHRALPLDSSPNQFSLYTSPSLPNISLGLQATVTVTNSHLTASPKLSTQQEAERQALQSLRQGGTLTGKFMSTSSIPGCLLGVALEGDGSPHGHASLLQHVLLLEQARQQSTLIAVPLHGQSPLVTGERVATSMRTVGKLPRHRPLSRTQSSPLPQSPQALQQLVMQQQHQQFLEKQKQQQLQLGKILTKTGELPRQPTTHPEETEEELTEQQEALLGEGALTMPREGSTESESTQEDLEEEEEEEDGEEEEDCIQVKDEEGESGAEEGPDSEEPGAGYKKLFSDAQPLQPLQVYQAPLSLATVPHQALGRTQSSPAAPGGMKSPPDQPVKHLFTTGVVYDTFMLKHQCMCGNTHVHPEHAGRIQSIWSRLQETGLLSKCERIRGRKATLDEIQTVHSEYHTLLYGTSPLNRQKLDNKKLLGPISQKIYAVLPCGGIGVDSDTVWNEMHSSSAVRMAVGCLLELAFKVAAGELKNGFAIIRPPGHHAEESTAMGFCFFNSVAITAKLLQQKLNVGKVLIVDWDIHHGNGTQQAFYNDPSVLYISLHRYDNGNFFPGSGAPEEVGGGPGVGYNVNVAWTGGVDPPIGDVEYLTAFRTVVMPIAHEFSPDVVLVSAGFDAVEGHLSPLGGYSVTARCFGHLTRQLMTLAGGRVVLALEGGHDLTAICDASEACVSALLSVELQPLDEAVLQQKPNINAVATLEKVIEIQSKHWSCVQKFAAGLGRSLREAQAGETEEAETVSAMALLSVGAEQAQAAVAREHSPRPAEEPMEQEPAL comes from the exons TGGAGGTGAAGCCGGTGCTGCCAAGAGCCATGCCCAGTTccatggggggtgggggtggaggcagCCCCAGCCCTGTGGAGCTACGGGGTGCTCTGGTGGGCTCTGTGGATCCCACACTGCGGGAGCAGCAACTGCAGCAGGAGCTCCTGGCGctcaagcagcagcagcagctgcagaagCAGCTCCTGTTCGCTGAGTTCCAGAAACAGCATGACCACCTGACAAGGCAGCATGAGGTCCAGCTACAGAAGCACCTCAAG CAGCAGCAGGAGATGCTGGCAGCCAAGCGGCAGCAGGAGCTGGAGCAGCAGCGGCAGCGGGAGCAGCAGCGGCAGGAAGAGCTGGAGAAGCAGCGGCTGGAGCAGCAGCTGCTCATCCTGCGGAACAAGGAGAAGAGCAAAGAGA GTGCCATTGCCAGCACCGAGGTAAAGCTGAGGCTCCAGGAATTCCTCTTGTCGAAGTCAAAGGAGCCCACACCAGGCGGCCTCAACCATTCCCTCCCACAGCACCCCAAATGCTG gggaGCCCACCATGCTTCTTTGGACCAGAGTTCCCCTCCCCAGAGCGGCCCCCCTGGGACGCCTCCCTCCTACAAACTGCCTTTGCCTGGGCCCTACGACAGTCGAGATGACTTCCCCCTCCGCAAAACAG CCTCTGAACCCAACTTGAAAGTGCGTTCAAGGCTAAAACAGAAGGTGGCCGAGCGGAGAAGCAGTCCCCTCCTGCGTCGCAAGGATGGGACTGTTATTAGCACCTTTAAGAAAAGAGCTGTTGAGATCACAGGTGCCGGGCCTGGGG CGTCGTCCGTGTGTAACAGCGCACCCGGCTCCGGCCCCAGCTCTCCCAACAGCTCCCACAGCACCATCGCTGAGAATGGCTTTACTGGCTCAGTCCCCAACATCCCCACCGAG ATGCTCCCCCAGCACCGAGCCCTCCCTCTGGACAGCTCCCCCAACCAGTTCAGCCTCTACACGTCTCCTTCTCTGCCCAACATCTCCTTAGGGCTGCAGGCCACGGTCACTGTCACCAACTCACACCTCACT GCCTCCCCGAAGCTGTCGACACAGCAGGAGGCCGAGAGGCAGGCCCTCCAGTCCCTGCGGCAGGGTGGCACGCTGACGGGCAAGTTCATGAGCACATCCTCTATCCCTGGCTGCCTGCTGGGCGTGGCACTGGAGGGCGACGGGAGCCCCCACGGGCATGCCTCCCTGCTGCAGCACGTGCTGTTGCTGGAGCAGGCCCGGCAGCAGAGCACCCTCATTGCTG TGCCACTCCACGGGCAGTCCCCACTAGTGACGGGTGAACGTGTGGCCACCAGCATGCGGACGGTGGGCAAGCTCCCGCGGCATCGGCCCCTGAGCCGCACTCAGTCCTCACCGCTGCCGCAGAGTCCCCAGGCCCTGCAGCAGCTGGTCATGCAACAACAGCACCAGCAGTTCCtggagaagcagaagcagcagcagctacaGCTGGGCAAG ATCCTCACCAAGACAGGGGAGCTGCCCAGGCAGCCCACCACCCACCCTGAGGAGACAGAAGAGGAGCTGACAGAGCAGCAGGAGGCCTTGCTGGGGGAGGGAGCCCTGACCATGCCCCGGGAGGGCTCCACAGAGAGTGAGAGTACACAGGAagacctggaggaggaggaggaggaagaggatggggaggaggaggaggattgcATCCAGGTCAAGGACGAGGAGGGCGAGAGTGGTGCTGAGGAGGGGCCCGACTCGGAGGAGCCTGGTGCTGGTTACAAAAAA CTGTTCTCAGATGCCCAGCCGCTGCAGCCGCTGCAGGTGTACCAGGCGCCCCTCAGCCtggccactgtgccccaccaggCCCTGGGCCGCACCCAGTCCTCCCCTGCTGCCCCTGGGGGCATGAAGAGCCCCCCAGACCAGCCCGTCAAGCACCTCTTCACCACAG GTGTGGTCTACGACACGTTCATGCTGAAGCACCAGTGCATGTGCGGGAACACACACGTGCACCCTGAGCATGCTGGCCGGATCCAGAGCATCTGGTCCCGGCTGCAGGAGACAGGCCTGCTTAGCAAGTGCGAG CGAATCCGGGGTCGCAAAGCCACACTAGATGAGATCCAGACAGTGCACTCTGAATACCACACCCTGCTGTATGGGACCAGCCCCCTCAACCGGCAGAAGCTGGACAACAAGAAGTTGCTTG GCCCCATCAGCCAGAAGATATATGCTGTGCTGCCTTGTGGGGGAATCGGG GTGGACAGTGACACCGTCTGGAATGAGATGCATTCCTCCAGTGCTGTGCGCATGGCGGTGGGCTGCCTGCTGGAGCTGGCCTTCAAGGTGGCTGCAGGAGAGCTCAAG AATGGATTTGCCATCATCCGGCCGCCAGGACACCATGCCGAGGAATCCACAGCCAT GGGATTCTGCTTCTTCAACTCTGTAGCCATCACTGCAAAACTTCTACAGCAGAAGTTGAACGTGGGCAAGGTCCTCATCGTGGACTGG GACATTCACCATGGCAATGGCACCCAGCAGGCGTTCTACAATGACCCCTCTGTGCTCTACATCTCACTGCATCGCTATGACAACGGGAACTTCTTTCCAGGCTCTGGGGCTCCTGAAGAG GTTGGTGGAGGGCCAGGCGTGGGGTACAATGTGAACGTGGCATGGACAGGAGGTGTGGACCCCCCTATTGGAGACGTGGAGTACCTTACAGCCTTCAG GACAGTGGTGATGCCCATTGCCCACGAGTTCTCACCTGACGTGGTCCTAGTCTCTGCTGGGTTTGATGCTGTTGAAGGACATCTGTCTCCTCTGGGTGGCTACTCTGTCACCGCCAGAT GTTTTGGCCACTTGACCAGGCAGCTGATGACCCTGGCAGGGGGCCGGGTGGTGCTGGCCCTGGAGGGAGGCCATGACTTGACCGCCATCTGTGATGCCTCTGAGGCTTGTGTTTCGGCTCTGCTCAGTGTAGAG CTGCAGCCCTTGGACGAGGCAGTCTTGCAGCAAAAGCCCAACATCAACGCAGTGGCCACGCTAGAGAAAGTCATCGAGATCCAGA GCAAACACTGGAGCTGTGTGCAGAAGTTTGCCGCTGGTCTGGGCCGTTCCCTgcgggaggcccaggcaggtgagaCTGAGGAGGCCGAGACTGTGAGCGCCATGGCCTTGCTGTCGGTGGGGGCTGAgcaggcccaggctgcagtagcCCGGGAACACAGCCCCAG GCCGGCAGAGGAGCCCATGGAGCAGGAGCCTGCCCTGTGA